A region from the Pseudomonas sp. P8_229 genome encodes:
- the mnmH gene encoding tRNA 2-selenouridine(34) synthase MnmH: protein MSRDCIDYRDIFLNERPLMDARAPVEFAHGAFPGVVNLPLMNDREREQVGTCYKQHGQQAAIALGERLVSAEVREQRIQGWVEFARAHPDGYLYCFRGGLRSQIVQQWIKEEGGIDYPRVGGGYKAMRTFLLETVDQAVAECDLVLLGGMTGTGKTEVLVQLSNGLDLEGHANHRGSSFGKRATGQPGNIDFENRLAVDVLKKRAGGIQQFVLEDESRVVGSCALPLPLYRAMQVAPMVWLEDSLERRVERILQDYVIDLHAEFVTVHGEQGYALYAERLIASLNNIQRRLGGERHQRMFLQMEEALAEQARSGSVEMFRDWISVLLREYYDPMYAFQREKKGGRIEFAGEREAVLEYLRERLNQRV from the coding sequence ATGTCACGCGACTGCATTGACTACCGCGATATTTTCCTCAACGAACGGCCGCTGATGGATGCCCGTGCGCCGGTCGAGTTTGCCCACGGCGCATTTCCCGGCGTGGTCAACTTGCCGCTGATGAACGACCGCGAGCGTGAGCAGGTAGGGACCTGCTACAAGCAGCATGGGCAACAAGCTGCCATCGCTCTGGGTGAGCGGCTGGTGTCTGCCGAGGTCAGGGAACAGCGCATTCAAGGCTGGGTCGAGTTTGCTCGTGCCCATCCTGACGGCTACCTGTATTGCTTTCGTGGCGGCCTGCGCTCGCAGATCGTTCAGCAGTGGATCAAGGAAGAGGGCGGGATTGATTACCCGCGAGTCGGCGGTGGCTACAAAGCCATGCGTACGTTCCTGCTGGAAACCGTTGATCAGGCTGTGGCCGAGTGCGACCTGGTCTTGCTGGGTGGCATGACCGGTACCGGCAAGACCGAAGTGCTGGTGCAGTTGAGCAATGGCCTGGATCTGGAGGGGCACGCCAATCATCGGGGATCGAGTTTCGGCAAACGTGCGACCGGCCAACCGGGCAACATCGATTTTGAGAACCGTCTCGCCGTTGATGTGCTGAAAAAACGCGCCGGCGGCATCCAACAGTTTGTGCTGGAAGACGAGAGTCGGGTGGTCGGCAGTTGCGCCTTGCCATTGCCACTGTACCGCGCAATGCAAGTGGCCCCGATGGTCTGGCTGGAAGACAGCCTGGAGCGTCGAGTCGAGCGGATCCTGCAGGATTATGTGATCGACCTGCACGCCGAGTTCGTCACCGTGCATGGCGAGCAGGGCTATGCGCTGTATGCCGAACGCTTGATTGCGAGTTTGAACAATATTCAACGCCGGCTGGGTGGCGAACGCCATCAGCGGATGTTCCTGCAGATGGAAGAGGCCCTGGCCGAGCAGGCGCGTAGCGGTTCGGTCGAGATGTTCCGTGACTGGATCAGTGTGTTGCTGCGCGAGTATTACGACCCGATGTATGCGTTCCAGCGCGAGAAGAAGGGTGGGCGGATCGAGTTTGCCGGGGAGCGCGAGGCGGTGCTTGAGTACCTGCGCGAGCGGCTGAATCAGCGGGTTTGA
- a CDS encoding glutathione S-transferase N-terminal domain-containing protein produces MYQLYGHRNSGAAAIEAALELCQIAYRFIDIEASSEAAEALARLNPLKQVPTLQLPDGSAITESVAILIHLGLSFPKSGLLPTTAADRDQAIRGMVYIASNCYAAIGVIDYPERWLVMPDEASRQNLVAGAREHLHWGWEVFADQFSAELYLDDETPGALDVLAAVVTRWAGSREHLRQTRPGFYAWLQRIDRHPVLAPVFARHWPS; encoded by the coding sequence ATGTATCAACTTTACGGGCACAGAAACTCGGGCGCAGCGGCCATCGAAGCGGCGCTGGAGTTGTGCCAGATCGCGTACCGCTTCATTGATATCGAAGCGTCGAGCGAAGCCGCCGAGGCGCTGGCACGCCTCAATCCACTGAAACAGGTGCCGACCCTGCAATTGCCCGACGGTAGTGCAATCACCGAAAGCGTGGCGATTCTGATTCATCTGGGTCTGAGCTTTCCCAAGTCTGGCCTGTTGCCGACCACGGCGGCTGATCGCGATCAGGCGATTCGCGGCATGGTCTACATCGCCAGCAATTGTTACGCGGCCATTGGCGTCATCGATTACCCCGAGCGCTGGCTGGTGATGCCCGACGAAGCCTCGCGGCAAAACCTGGTGGCCGGCGCCCGCGAGCACTTGCACTGGGGTTGGGAAGTGTTTGCCGACCAGTTTTCCGCCGAACTGTACCTGGACGACGAAACGCCGGGAGCACTGGATGTGCTGGCAGCGGTGGTGACGCGCTGGGCGGGCAGCCGTGAGCACTTGCGCCAGACCCGTCCGGGGTTTTATGCGTGGTTGCAGCGCATCGACCGGCATCCGGTGCTGGCACCGGTGTTTGCCCGGCATTGGCCGTCCTGA
- a CDS encoding FAD-dependent oxidoreductase produces MNRSDVLIIGAGPTGLVLALWLSKLGVRVRILDKTSAPGTTSRALAVQARTLELYRQLDLADTVVRNGHKVAAANFWVKGKPVAQLPLTRIGEGLTPYSFIEIFPQDQHERLLLERLEDYGVVVERNTELESFEETADGLTAHLRLPDGQQEVCQACFLAGCDGARSVVRKTLDTGFPGGTYQQIFYVADVQASGPALNGELHLDLDEADFLAVFPLAGEGRARLIGTVRDERADHAETLQFADVSSRAIEHLKVHIDEVNWFSTYRVHHRVAEHFRSGRAFLLGDAAHVHSPAGGQGMNTGIGDAINLAWKLAAVLDGSATAQLLDSYETERIAFARRLVSTTDKVFTFVTAEGRIADLLRTRLAPFLIPKMATFEASREFLFRTVSQVTLNYRGMPLSQGSAGHVHGGDRLPWAHDGEGDNYEPLRQPCWQVHVYGDTSDEMIAWCNEHHLPLHVFDWRPAFETAGLGRNGFYLLRPDTYVAIADNSADPKVIERYFRDHGIRPYFNCP; encoded by the coding sequence ATGAACCGCAGCGACGTACTGATCATCGGCGCCGGCCCGACCGGTCTGGTGCTGGCTCTGTGGCTGAGCAAACTGGGCGTGCGCGTGCGCATCCTCGACAAGACCTCCGCCCCCGGCACCACCTCGCGGGCGCTGGCGGTGCAGGCGCGGACCCTGGAGTTGTACCGGCAGCTGGACCTGGCTGACACCGTGGTGCGCAACGGTCACAAGGTCGCCGCAGCGAATTTCTGGGTCAAGGGCAAACCGGTCGCACAGTTGCCGCTCACGCGCATCGGCGAAGGCCTGACGCCCTACTCGTTCATCGAAATATTCCCTCAGGACCAACACGAACGGCTGCTGCTCGAACGCCTCGAAGACTATGGCGTGGTGGTTGAGCGCAACACCGAACTTGAGAGCTTCGAAGAAACCGCTGACGGCCTCACGGCGCATCTGCGTTTACCGGACGGGCAACAGGAAGTCTGCCAGGCGTGCTTTCTGGCTGGCTGCGACGGCGCGCGCTCGGTGGTGCGCAAAACCCTCGACACCGGTTTTCCCGGCGGCACCTATCAGCAGATTTTCTACGTCGCGGATGTCCAGGCCAGCGGCCCGGCGCTCAATGGTGAACTGCACCTGGATCTGGACGAAGCGGATTTTCTCGCGGTATTCCCGCTAGCCGGCGAAGGCCGGGCACGGCTGATCGGCACGGTGCGCGACGAACGCGCCGATCACGCCGAAACCCTGCAGTTTGCCGACGTCAGCAGCCGCGCCATCGAACACCTGAAAGTGCACATCGACGAGGTCAACTGGTTCTCCACCTACCGCGTGCATCACCGCGTGGCCGAGCACTTTCGCAGTGGCCGGGCGTTTCTGCTCGGCGATGCCGCGCACGTGCACAGCCCCGCCGGTGGCCAGGGCATGAACACCGGCATCGGCGATGCGATCAACCTGGCGTGGAAACTCGCCGCCGTGCTCGACGGCAGCGCCACGGCGCAACTGCTCGACAGCTACGAAACCGAACGCATCGCCTTCGCCCGCCGACTGGTCTCGACCACCGACAAGGTGTTCACCTTCGTCACCGCCGAGGGGCGCATCGCCGACCTGCTGCGCACGCGCCTGGCACCGTTTCTGATCCCGAAAATGGCCACGTTCGAGGCCAGCCGCGAGTTCCTGTTTCGCACCGTCTCGCAAGTCACCCTCAACTATCGCGGCATGCCGCTGAGCCAGGGCAGCGCCGGCCACGTGCACGGCGGCGACCGCTTGCCGTGGGCGCATGATGGTGAGGGCGATAATTACGAGCCGCTGCGGCAGCCCTGCTGGCAGGTGCATGTGTACGGCGACACCAGCGACGAGATGATCGCCTGGTGCAATGAACACCATCTGCCGCTGCACGTGTTCGACTGGCGACCGGCGTTTGAAACGGCGGGGTTGGGGCGTAACGGGTTTTATTTGTTGCGCCCGGATACTTATGTGGCAATTGCCGATAACAGTGCTGATCCGAAGGTGATCGAACGGTATTTCCGCGATCACGGGATCCGACCCTACTTCAACTGCCCCTGA
- the hemB gene encoding porphobilinogen synthase codes for MSSQFPEARPRRLRRNASLRSLFQETEFSLNDLVLPIFVEEEIDDFVPIKSMPGVMRIPERKLASEIERYARAGIKSVMTFGVSHHLDANGSDTWRENGLVSRMSRIAKDAVPEMIVMSDTCFCEYTDHGHCGVMHNHEVDNDQTLINLGKQAVAAARAGADVIAPSAAMDGQVRAIRRALDDAGFTQIPIMAYSTKFASALYGPFREAGGSALKGDRKSYQMNPMNRREALRESLLDEQEGADALMVKPAGAYLDIIRDIREASNLPLSAYQVSGEYAMIKFGAQAGAIDEDRVVRESLGAIKRAGADLIFTYFAMDLALAGI; via the coding sequence ATGTCCAGCCAGTTCCCCGAAGCACGTCCCCGCCGTCTGCGCCGCAATGCGAGCCTGCGCAGTCTGTTCCAGGAAACCGAGTTCAGCCTGAATGATCTGGTGCTGCCGATTTTCGTCGAAGAAGAAATCGACGACTTCGTGCCGATCAAGAGCATGCCGGGGGTGATGCGTATTCCCGAGCGCAAGCTGGCCAGCGAGATCGAGCGCTATGCCCGTGCCGGCATCAAGTCGGTGATGACCTTCGGCGTGTCCCATCACCTGGACGCCAACGGCAGCGACACCTGGCGCGAAAACGGCCTGGTCTCGCGCATGTCGCGCATTGCCAAGGACGCGGTGCCGGAAATGATCGTGATGTCCGACACCTGCTTCTGCGAATACACCGATCACGGCCATTGCGGCGTGATGCACAACCATGAAGTCGACAACGACCAGACCCTGATCAACCTCGGCAAACAGGCAGTAGCCGCTGCCCGTGCCGGTGCTGATGTGATCGCGCCATCGGCGGCGATGGACGGCCAGGTGCGGGCGATTCGCCGGGCGCTGGATGACGCAGGTTTCACGCAGATTCCGATCATGGCCTATTCGACCAAGTTCGCCTCGGCGCTGTATGGCCCGTTCCGCGAAGCCGGCGGCAGCGCGCTCAAGGGCGACCGCAAAAGCTATCAGATGAACCCGATGAACCGCCGCGAAGCCTTGCGTGAATCGCTGCTGGATGAGCAGGAAGGTGCCGACGCGCTGATGGTCAAACCGGCCGGTGCGTACCTCGACATCATCCGCGACATTCGTGAAGCCTCGAACCTGCCGCTGTCGGCGTACCAGGTCAGCGGTGAGTACGCGATGATCAAGTTCGGCGCGCAGGCCGGTGCGATCGACGAGGATCGTGTGGTGCGTGAAAGCCTGGGCGCGATCAAGCGCGCGGGTGCGGACCTGATCTTCACCTATTTTGCGATGGATCTGGCATTGGCCGGGATCTGA
- a CDS encoding CBS domain-containing protein: MKTVAQLLKLKDQKNQEVHQIKPGHMVLEALMKMAEKNVGALLVVENDEVLGIISERDYARKLVLHGRSSVGTPVRDIMVSPVITVDTHQTVDTCLGIMSDKRLRHLPVVENGKLIGLLSIGDLVKEAIAEQAELIKQLEQYIRGE, translated from the coding sequence ATGAAGACCGTCGCCCAACTGCTCAAGCTCAAAGATCAGAAAAATCAGGAAGTGCACCAGATAAAGCCCGGTCACATGGTGCTCGAAGCACTGATGAAGATGGCCGAGAAAAACGTCGGCGCCTTGCTGGTGGTGGAGAACGACGAAGTGCTGGGCATCATCAGCGAACGCGACTACGCGCGCAAACTGGTGTTGCACGGGCGTTCGTCGGTAGGCACGCCGGTGCGCGACATCATGGTTTCGCCGGTGATCACCGTGGACACCCACCAGACTGTCGACACCTGCCTGGGCATCATGTCCGACAAACGCCTGCGCCACTTGCCGGTGGTGGAGAACGGCAAGCTGATCGGCCTGCTGTCGATCGGCGACCTGGTGAAAGAGGCGATTGCCGAACAGGCGGAGCTGATCAAACAGCTGGAGCAATACATTCGCGGGGAGTGA
- a CDS encoding DUF1615 domain-containing protein: protein MHTPRLLITLAALLVLAGCAGQRNQEPAPRTPAEVKAEIVRLMPAKVPDRQGWATDIYAAFAAQDISPTTQNLCSVLAVAEQESTFQVDPTVPGLGKIARDEIDRRAGKAHIPGMLVSAALAVRSPTGKTYSERLSAARSEKELSAIFDDFIGMVPMGRTLFGGFNPVHTAGPMQVSIEFAEQHAKAYPYPLNGTIRHEVFTRRGGMYFGIAHLLGYPVSYREPLYRFADFNAGWYASRNAAFQNAVSRASGIPLALDGDLIRYDSIMPGSTELAVRTLGKSLGMRNPTIRDQLEQGKTLEFEETRLYRRVFELAEQAEGKTLPRAVLPGIVLQSPKITRKLTTAWFAKRVDERYKRCMAKG, encoded by the coding sequence ATGCACACCCCTCGATTACTGATCACCCTCGCCGCGCTGCTGGTGCTCGCCGGTTGCGCCGGCCAGCGCAATCAAGAGCCAGCGCCGCGCACACCCGCCGAAGTGAAGGCGGAGATCGTGCGGCTGATGCCGGCAAAAGTGCCTGACCGTCAGGGCTGGGCCACTGATATCTACGCCGCGTTCGCCGCGCAGGACATCAGTCCGACCACGCAAAACCTGTGTTCGGTGCTGGCCGTGGCCGAGCAGGAATCGACGTTTCAGGTCGACCCGACGGTGCCGGGCCTGGGCAAGATCGCCCGCGACGAAATCGACCGCCGCGCCGGCAAGGCGCACATCCCCGGAATGCTGGTCAGCGCCGCCCTGGCCGTGCGTTCGCCCACCGGCAAAACCTACAGCGAACGCCTGAGCGCTGCGCGCAGCGAGAAAGAGTTGAGTGCGATCTTCGACGATTTCATTGGCATGGTGCCGATGGGGCGCACCTTGTTCGGTGGCTTCAACCCGGTGCACACCGCCGGCCCAATGCAGGTCAGCATCGAATTTGCCGAGCAGCATGCCAAGGCTTACCCGTATCCGCTCAACGGTACGATCCGCCACGAAGTGTTCACCCGTCGTGGCGGCATGTACTTCGGCATTGCCCATTTGCTCGGCTATCCGGTGAGTTACCGCGAACCGCTGTACCGTTTTGCCGACTTCAATGCCGGTTGGTACGCCAGCCGCAATGCGGCGTTTCAGAACGCGGTCAGCCGTGCCTCGGGAATCCCGTTGGCGCTGGATGGCGACTTGATTCGCTACGACTCGATCATGCCCGGCAGCACCGAGCTGGCGGTGCGCACCCTCGGCAAGTCGCTGGGCATGCGCAACCCGACCATCCGCGATCAACTGGAACAGGGCAAGACCCTGGAATTCGAAGAAACCAGACTTTATCGACGGGTGTTCGAACTGGCCGAGCAGGCCGAAGGCAAGACCTTGCCGCGCGCGGTGTTGCCGGGGATCGTGCTGCAGAGCCCGAAAATCACCCGCAAACTGACCACCGCGTGGTTTGCCAAACGGGTGGATGAGCGCTACAAGCGCTGCATGGCCAAGGGTTGA
- a CDS encoding histidine phosphatase family protein, whose protein sequence is MTNLMRFAKRFKHRAYVALPSLLAVSALTLSLESSQIRAQPVDGTQTLIFLRHAEKPAGGLGQLNCQGLNRAIELSTLLPEKFGKADYVFAANPTRNVEEGELDNSYSYIRPLMTISPAAIKLGLPVNIEYSANDTSDLARELTEDKYHNSTIYTAWSHGYLPELINKVAGNAVGEKQSITEDWAAGDFDSLYVLTLTWHNGKASLQSHSYKQGLDNGKVTCPT, encoded by the coding sequence ATGACGAACCTCATGAGATTCGCCAAACGCTTCAAACATCGCGCCTATGTGGCCTTGCCCTCCCTGCTGGCGGTGAGTGCGCTGACGTTGTCGCTGGAATCGAGCCAGATTCGCGCACAACCGGTGGACGGCACCCAGACCCTGATCTTTCTGCGCCACGCGGAAAAACCTGCCGGTGGGCTCGGCCAGCTCAACTGCCAAGGGCTGAACCGCGCGATCGAACTCTCGACCCTGCTGCCGGAAAAATTCGGCAAGGCCGATTATGTGTTCGCCGCCAACCCGACGCGTAATGTCGAGGAAGGTGAGCTGGACAATTCCTACAGCTACATCCGCCCGCTGATGACCATCAGCCCCGCCGCGATCAAGCTCGGCCTGCCGGTGAACATCGAGTACTCCGCCAACGACACCAGCGACCTGGCGCGTGAACTGACCGAAGACAAATACCACAACTCAACGATCTACACCGCGTGGTCCCACGGTTATCTGCCGGAGCTGATCAACAAGGTCGCGGGCAACGCGGTTGGCGAGAAGCAATCCATCACCGAAGACTGGGCGGCCGGCGACTTCGATTCGCTGTACGTACTGACCCTGACCTGGCACAACGGCAAGGCCAGTTTGCAGAGCCACAGCTACAAGCAGGGGCTGGATAACGGCAAAGTGACTTGCCCGACTTGA
- the selD gene encoding selenide, water dikinase SelD, with amino-acid sequence MSEPIRLTQYSHGAGCGCKISPQVLEVILAGSGAQNLDPKLWVGNASRDDAAVYEIDAERGVVSTTDFFMPIVDDPYDFGRIAATNAISDIYAMGGDPLMAIAILGWPVNVLAPEVAREVIRGGRAVCDAAGIPLAGGHSIDAPEPIFGLAVTGLVEKLHMKRNDTATAGCLLYLTKPLGIGILTTAEKKGKLRPDDVGVARDWMCTLNKPGSRFGKLTGVTAMTDVTGFGLLGHLVEMADGSHLTARIGYNHVPRLDSVEYYLEQGCVPGGTLRNFDSYSSKLGRLQELHKRVLCDPQTSGGLLIAVTPEGNAEFLAVAAELGLNLAPIGELVERQTHAVEVI; translated from the coding sequence ATGAGCGAGCCGATTCGTCTGACCCAATACAGCCACGGTGCCGGTTGTGGCTGCAAGATTTCCCCGCAGGTGCTGGAAGTGATTCTGGCCGGTAGCGGTGCGCAAAACCTCGATCCGAAACTGTGGGTCGGCAATGCCTCGCGTGATGACGCGGCGGTATACGAAATCGATGCCGAGCGCGGTGTGGTGTCGACCACGGACTTCTTCATGCCAATTGTCGACGATCCGTACGACTTCGGCCGGATTGCCGCGACCAACGCAATCAGCGACATCTATGCGATGGGCGGTGATCCGTTGATGGCGATTGCGATCCTCGGCTGGCCGGTCAATGTGCTGGCGCCGGAAGTGGCGCGGGAAGTGATTCGTGGCGGACGTGCGGTGTGTGACGCTGCCGGCATTCCGCTGGCCGGTGGACACTCGATCGATGCGCCGGAGCCAATCTTCGGTCTGGCCGTGACCGGACTGGTCGAAAAGCTCCACATGAAGCGTAACGACACCGCCACGGCCGGTTGCCTGCTGTACCTGACCAAGCCACTGGGTATCGGCATTCTCACCACCGCCGAGAAGAAGGGCAAATTGCGCCCCGACGATGTCGGCGTGGCCCGCGACTGGATGTGCACCCTGAACAAACCCGGCAGCCGCTTCGGCAAACTCACCGGTGTTACCGCGATGACCGACGTCACCGGTTTCGGCCTGCTCGGGCATCTGGTGGAAATGGCCGACGGCAGCCATCTGACCGCGCGTATCGGCTACAACCACGTGCCGCGTCTGGACAGCGTCGAGTATTACCTCGAACAGGGCTGCGTGCCCGGCGGTACCTTGCGCAACTTCGACAGCTATTCAAGCAAGCTTGGCCGTTTGCAGGAGCTGCACAAGCGTGTGCTGTGCGATCCGCAGACCAGCGGCGGCCTGCTGATCGCGGTCACCCCGGAAGGCAACGCCGAGTTCCTCGCGGTGGCCGCCGAACTGGGCCTGAACCTGGCGCCGATCGGCGAGCTGGTCGAGCGACAGACCCACGCAGTCGAGGTGATTTGA
- a CDS encoding glutathione binding-like protein: MTDLSAFPITHKWPAQYPDWIQLYSLPTPNGVKVSIMLEEIGLPYEPHRVGFDTQDQMSPEFLSLNPNNKIPAILDPHGPEDQPLPLFESGAILIYLADKSGQLLAQEGALRYETIQWLMWQMGGIGPMFGQLGFFNKFAGKDYEDKRPRDRYVEESKRLLNVLDKRLEGRDWIMGERYTIADIATFPWVRNLIGFYEAGDLVGINDFPNVTRVLERFVARPAVIRGLTIPS; encoded by the coding sequence ATGACCGATCTGTCCGCGTTCCCGATCACCCACAAATGGCCGGCGCAGTACCCTGACTGGATTCAGCTCTATTCCCTGCCGACCCCCAACGGCGTCAAGGTCTCGATCATGCTCGAAGAGATCGGCCTGCCGTACGAGCCGCACCGCGTGGGCTTCGACACGCAGGACCAGATGTCCCCCGAGTTCCTGTCGCTGAACCCCAACAACAAGATTCCGGCGATCCTCGACCCCCACGGCCCCGAGGACCAACCGCTGCCGCTGTTCGAGTCCGGCGCAATCCTGATCTACCTCGCCGACAAGAGCGGCCAGTTGCTGGCGCAGGAAGGTGCGCTGCGTTACGAAACCATTCAGTGGCTGATGTGGCAGATGGGCGGTATCGGCCCGATGTTCGGTCAGCTCGGTTTCTTCAACAAATTCGCCGGCAAGGACTACGAGGACAAGCGTCCGCGTGACCGCTACGTCGAGGAGAGCAAACGCCTGCTCAACGTGCTCGACAAACGCCTGGAAGGTCGCGACTGGATCATGGGCGAGCGCTACACCATCGCCGACATCGCCACGTTCCCGTGGGTGCGCAACCTGATCGGGTTCTACGAGGCCGGGGATCTGGTCGGGATCAATGATTTCCCCAACGTCACCCGGGTGCTGGAGCGCTTTGTGGCGCGCCCGGCGGTCATTCGAGGCCTGACCATTCCTTCCTGA
- a CDS encoding DNA polymerase II gives MDLQQGFVLTRHWRDTPAGTEVEFWLATDAGPRRVRLAPQTSVAFIPAVQREAAGRLLHDEKNVELRPLALQDFEHRPVLGLYCQQHGQLMRLETALSRAGVDVFEADVRPPERYLMERFITAPVLFGGTPDADGALLNAQLKPDPKYRPQLRLVSLDIETTETGELYSIALEGCGQRQVYMLGAPNGDASIVDFDLEYCDSRTVILKKLNEWFARHDPDAIIGWNLVQFDLRILHEHARRLGVPLKIGRGGDEMQWREHGSRTHYFASAAGRLIIDGIESLRSATWSFPSFSLENVAQTLLGEGKSIDNPYQRMDEINRMFAEDKPALAKYNLKDCELVTRIFAKTELLTFLLERASVTGLPADRSGGSVAAFTHLYMPLMHRQGFVAPNLGTNPPQASPGGFVMDSQPGLYESVLVLDYKSLYPSIIRTFLIDPVGLIEGLLHPDDADSVPGFRGARFSRTRHCLPSIVARVAEGRETAKREHNAPLSQALKIIMNAFYGVLGSSGCRFFDTRLASSITLRGHEIMLRTRQLIEAQGHAVIYGDTDSTFVWLRRPHGQEEAAQIGRALVKHVNDWWCEHVREEYGLQSALELQYETHYKRFLMPTIRGAEEGSKKRYAGLVTRADGSEEMVYKGLETVRTDWSLLARQFQQELYERIFQRKPYQDYVRDYVRKTLAGEFDERLVYRKRLRRTLDDYERNVPPHVRAARLADDYNVQHGRPRQYQNGGWISYVITLAGPEPLEVRRAAIDYDHYISRQLQPVADAILPFVDDDFSTLIGGQLGLF, from the coding sequence GTGGATTTACAGCAGGGCTTCGTCCTGACCCGGCATTGGCGCGATACCCCGGCCGGCACCGAAGTCGAGTTCTGGCTGGCGACCGACGCCGGGCCGCGCCGTGTGCGGTTGGCGCCGCAGACGTCGGTGGCGTTTATCCCCGCCGTACAGCGCGAGGCGGCCGGGCGTCTGCTGCACGACGAAAAAAACGTCGAACTGCGCCCGTTGGCCCTGCAGGATTTCGAGCATCGCCCGGTGCTCGGGCTGTATTGCCAGCAACACGGCCAGTTGATGCGTCTGGAAACCGCACTCAGCCGCGCCGGCGTCGACGTCTTCGAGGCCGACGTGCGCCCGCCGGAGCGCTACCTCATGGAGCGTTTCATCACCGCGCCGGTGCTGTTCGGCGGTACGCCTGATGCCGACGGCGCATTGCTCAACGCCCAGCTCAAACCGGATCCCAAGTACCGACCGCAACTACGGCTGGTCTCGCTGGACATCGAAACCACCGAAACCGGCGAGCTGTATTCCATAGCCCTCGAAGGCTGCGGCCAGCGTCAGGTGTACATGCTCGGCGCGCCCAACGGTGACGCGAGCATCGTCGACTTCGATCTGGAGTATTGCGATTCGCGCACCGTGATCCTGAAGAAACTCAACGAATGGTTCGCCCGCCACGACCCGGACGCGATCATCGGCTGGAACCTGGTGCAGTTTGACCTGCGTATTCTCCACGAACACGCGCGACGCCTCGGTGTACCGCTGAAAATCGGCCGTGGTGGAGACGAAATGCAGTGGCGCGAACACGGCAGCCGCACCCATTACTTTGCTTCGGCAGCGGGGCGGCTGATCATCGACGGCATCGAATCGTTGCGTTCGGCGACCTGGAGTTTCCCTTCGTTCAGCCTGGAAAACGTCGCTCAGACCCTGCTCGGCGAGGGCAAGTCGATCGACAACCCGTACCAGCGCATGGACGAAATCAACCGCATGTTCGCCGAGGACAAACCGGCGCTCGCCAAGTACAACCTCAAGGACTGTGAACTGGTCACGCGGATCTTCGCCAAGACCGAACTGCTGACGTTTTTGCTCGAACGCGCCAGCGTCACCGGCCTGCCGGCGGATCGCAGCGGCGGCTCGGTGGCGGCGTTCACCCATTTGTATATGCCGCTGATGCACCGTCAGGGCTTTGTTGCGCCGAATCTGGGGACCAATCCGCCACAGGCCAGCCCTGGCGGCTTTGTCATGGATTCGCAGCCGGGGTTGTACGAGTCGGTGTTGGTGCTCGACTACAAGAGTCTTTACCCGTCGATCATCCGCACCTTTCTGATCGACCCGGTGGGGCTGATCGAAGGTCTGCTGCATCCGGACGATGCCGATTCGGTGCCGGGGTTTCGCGGCGCGCGTTTCTCGCGCACCCGGCATTGCCTGCCATCGATTGTCGCGCGGGTCGCCGAAGGCCGCGAGACCGCCAAGCGCGAGCACAACGCGCCACTCTCGCAGGCGCTGAAGATCATCATGAACGCCTTCTACGGCGTGCTCGGCTCCAGCGGTTGCCGGTTTTTCGATACGCGCCTGGCGTCGTCGATCACCCTGCGCGGCCACGAGATCATGTTGCGCACGCGCCAGCTCATCGAAGCGCAGGGCCATGCGGTGATCTACGGCGACACCGACTCGACCTTTGTCTGGCTGCGCCGCCCGCATGGGCAGGAGGAAGCGGCGCAGATCGGGCGGGCGCTGGTCAAGCATGTCAACGACTGGTGGTGCGAGCATGTGCGCGAGGAATACGGCCTGCAAAGCGCCCTCGAATTACAGTACGAAACCCACTACAAACGCTTTCTGATGCCGACCATTCGTGGTGCGGAAGAGGGCAGCAAGAAGCGTTACGCCGGGCTGGTGACCCGCGCCGACGGCAGCGAAGAAATGGTCTACAAGGGCCTGGAAACCGTGCGTACCGACTGGTCGCTGCTGGCACGGCAGTTCCAGCAGGAGCTCTACGAGCGGATCTTCCAGCGCAAGCCGTATCAGGATTACGTGCGTGATTACGTGCGCAAGACCCTCGCCGGGGAATTCGATGAGCGCCTGGTGTACCGCAAGCGCCTGCGCCGTACCCTCGACGACTACGAACGCAACGTACCGCCGCATGTTCGTGCGGCGCGGCTGGCCGACGATTACAACGTGCAGCACGGTCGTCCGCGGCAGTACCAGAACGGTGGCTGGATCAGTTACGTCATCACCCTGGCCGGGCCGGAACCACTGGAAGTGCGCCGTGCCGCGATCGACTACGACCACTACATCAGCCGCCAGCTGCAACCGGTGGCGGATGCGATTCTGCCGTTCGTCGACGACGATTTCTCAACCCTGATCGGGGGGCAACTGGGCCTGTTTTGA